A genome region from Planctomycetota bacterium includes the following:
- a CDS encoding RluA family pseudouridine synthase has product MKDAQGKLYRVLPKQANTTLAAALKLWLGEKQSWGRIERLVKTRHVLVNGNLCLDGARRLKLTDVIRVLEHPTAPPVSEQDVRVRYLDADVVVVEKPAGMTSVRHREEQGWSERRKQDQPTLEDVLPRIIAKRIAGKQTNRPGRTKPGRGGAQRPQPGRTLRTPPVRPVHRIDRDTSGLMVFARTVPAERILGAQFRQHTTGRRYLAVVPGKVKAQTIESQLVRDRGDGRRGSTEDEGHGKRSVTHIRPVETLDGYTLIECRLETGRTHQIRIHLSELGHPLCGDKVYGRARGKEEHVDRSGAPRLALHACDLAFDHPVSGERIEFHMPLPEDLRRFVDRLRGKPQRDD; this is encoded by the coding sequence ATGAAAGATGCGCAAGGAAAGCTCTACCGCGTTCTGCCTAAGCAGGCGAACACCACGCTGGCCGCGGCCCTGAAGCTATGGCTCGGTGAAAAGCAGTCGTGGGGGCGCATCGAGCGGCTGGTCAAGACTCGCCACGTGTTGGTGAACGGCAATCTGTGCCTGGACGGGGCGCGGCGGTTGAAGCTGACCGACGTGATCCGCGTACTCGAACATCCGACCGCGCCGCCGGTCAGCGAACAGGACGTGCGCGTTCGCTATCTCGACGCCGACGTGGTGGTGGTCGAAAAGCCGGCCGGCATGACCAGCGTGCGTCATCGCGAAGAGCAGGGGTGGTCCGAGCGCCGCAAGCAGGACCAGCCGACGCTCGAAGATGTCTTGCCACGGATCATCGCCAAGCGAATCGCCGGCAAGCAAACCAATCGACCCGGCCGAACGAAGCCGGGCAGGGGAGGCGCGCAGCGCCCGCAACCGGGACGCACGCTGCGCACGCCACCGGTGCGGCCGGTTCATCGGATCGATCGCGACACCAGCGGCCTGATGGTCTTTGCCCGGACGGTGCCGGCCGAGCGGATCCTGGGCGCTCAGTTCCGGCAACACACGACGGGGCGGCGCTACCTGGCCGTGGTGCCGGGCAAGGTCAAGGCGCAAACGATCGAGTCGCAACTGGTCCGCGACCGTGGCGACGGCCGCCGCGGCAGCACCGAGGACGAAGGGCACGGCAAACGGTCGGTCACGCACATCCGGCCCGTCGAAACGCTCGACGGCTACACGCTGATTGAATGCCGACTGGAAACCGGGCGGACGCACCAGATTCGGATTCATCTGTCGGAACTCGGCCACCCATTATGCGGCGACAAGGTCTACGGCCGAGCGCGCGGCAAAGAGGAACACGTCGACCGGAGCGGCGCGCCGCGGTTGGCGTTGCACGCCTGCGACCTGGCGTTCGATCATCCGGTGTCGGGGGAGCGGATCGAGTTTCACATGCCGCTGCCCGAGGACTTGCGGCGGTTCGTCGATCGACTGCGGGGGAAGCCTCAGAGAGATGACTAG
- a CDS encoding AAA family ATPase translates to MARWRSKPGPYVQWIELLRERIASFDEYPFCIPAVRHLEKLVLHPQVTFLVGENGTGKSTLLEAFAVASGMNAEGGSRNLQFSTHASHSALCESLRIARTTAGSPGDTYFLRAESFYNVATEIERIGMLIPYGGQSLHEQSHGESFFTLFEVRFGKHGLYLMDEPEAALSVSRQLQFLSLLNSYCRRGCQFVIATHSPIIMAFPHATIYEFSPVGIREIKYQESEQYRVTRGFLEHPERSLEILLADDEHDLPEEE, encoded by the coding sequence ATGGCACGTTGGCGCAGCAAGCCTGGTCCTTACGTGCAATGGATTGAATTGTTACGCGAACGCATCGCATCGTTCGACGAATATCCGTTCTGCATTCCAGCGGTTCGCCACCTCGAAAAGCTTGTCCTCCACCCGCAGGTAACATTCTTGGTCGGCGAGAACGGGACGGGCAAGTCGACGCTGCTCGAAGCGTTTGCCGTGGCGTCGGGTATGAATGCCGAGGGCGGAAGCCGCAATCTGCAGTTTTCGACGCACGCGTCGCATTCGGCATTGTGCGAGTCGCTTCGCATCGCCCGGACCACGGCCGGTTCACCCGGCGATACCTATTTCCTGCGGGCCGAAAGCTTCTACAACGTGGCGACCGAAATCGAGCGGATCGGCATGTTGATACCCTACGGCGGCCAGTCGCTTCACGAGCAATCGCATGGCGAGTCGTTCTTCACACTGTTCGAAGTTCGCTTTGGCAAGCATGGGCTATACCTGATGGACGAGCCCGAGGCGGCGCTGTCGGTATCACGGCAATTGCAGTTTCTGAGCTTGTTGAACTCCTATTGCCGGCGCGGGTGCCAGTTTGTGATTGCCACCCACTCGCCGATCATCATGGCCTTTCCCCACGCGACGATCTACGAGTTCTCGCCAGTAGGCATTCGCGAGATTAAATATCAGGAGAGCGAGCAGTATCGCGTGACCCGAGGATTCCTCGAACACCCCGAGCGATCGTTGGAGATTCTTTTAGCGGACGACGAGCACGATTTGCCAGAGGAAGAATGA
- a CDS encoding VCBS repeat-containing protein, which translates to MTRPLTLVVLLAAVAGSIHAAEAPGGSIAFKKTKLDGVFRSEGVAVGDYNHDGKLDIAAGSVYYAAPNWDLRAIRDKAEEWDPLKYSDSFVNYAEDFNGDGWIDLMVVDFPGKQTWWFENPKNEPGPWKRHECIAVTNNESPALLDIDGNGRRALVMAFAPSFKESDGPDRQQGIARRNADPFAPWTIQAVSEKAAPNTTKYSHGLGVGDINRDGRNDIVIPQGWWEHPASPAEGLWKFHEAKLGEPCAHMHVYDFDGDGDNDVLSSAAHKIGIWWHEQTPGGWVTHEIDKTFSQTHALCLADINEDGLPDFVTGKRWWAHGPKGDVNPGDPAVMYWFELRRENGKASWIPHPFDDDSGVGTQFEVTDVNGDGMLDVVTSNKKGVHYFQQVRIK; encoded by the coding sequence ATGACACGCCCTCTTACGCTCGTTGTGTTGCTGGCTGCCGTGGCTGGCTCGATTCATGCCGCCGAGGCGCCGGGCGGTTCGATCGCCTTCAAGAAGACCAAGCTCGATGGCGTGTTCCGCAGCGAAGGGGTGGCGGTCGGCGACTACAACCACGATGGCAAGCTCGACATTGCCGCCGGCAGTGTCTATTACGCGGCGCCAAATTGGGATCTGCGCGCCATTCGCGACAAGGCCGAGGAGTGGGATCCGCTGAAGTACAGCGACAGCTTTGTGAACTATGCCGAGGACTTCAACGGCGACGGCTGGATCGATCTGATGGTCGTCGACTTCCCCGGCAAGCAGACCTGGTGGTTCGAGAATCCCAAGAACGAGCCGGGCCCGTGGAAGCGACACGAGTGCATTGCCGTCACCAACAATGAAAGCCCGGCGCTGCTGGACATTGACGGCAACGGCCGCCGAGCGCTGGTGATGGCCTTTGCCCCCAGCTTCAAGGAATCGGACGGCCCCGATCGGCAGCAAGGGATCGCTCGCCGCAATGCTGATCCGTTCGCGCCGTGGACCATTCAGGCCGTTTCGGAGAAGGCCGCTCCGAACACGACCAAGTATTCGCACGGGCTGGGCGTCGGCGACATCAACCGTGACGGGCGCAACGACATCGTGATTCCGCAGGGTTGGTGGGAACACCCGGCCAGCCCGGCCGAGGGGCTGTGGAAGTTCCACGAGGCCAAGCTGGGCGAGCCGTGCGCGCACATGCACGTGTACGACTTCGACGGCGACGGCGACAACGATGTGCTCAGCTCGGCCGCCCACAAGATTGGCATCTGGTGGCACGAACAAACGCCCGGCGGCTGGGTCACGCACGAAATCGACAAGACGTTCTCCCAGACCCACGCGCTGTGTCTGGCCGACATCAACGAAGATGGCCTGCCCGACTTCGTCACCGGCAAGCGCTGGTGGGCTCACGGTCCCAAGGGGGACGTCAACCCGGGCGACCCGGCGGTGATGTACTGGTTCGAGCTGCGGCGCGAGAACGGCAAGGCGAGCTGGATTCCGCACCCGTTCGATGACGACAGCGGTGTTGGCACCCAGTTTGAAGTGACCGACGTCAACGGCGACGGCATGCTGGATGTGGTCACCTCGAACAAGAAGGGGGTCCACTACTTCCAGCAGGTCCGGATCAAGTAG
- a CDS encoding exo-alpha-sialidase, whose translation MNFARSIRKLFVCNVFMLVVFALRANAAEPFLEKSSLFTVGEDPAFKLYHIPGLVVTSKGTVLAWCEARKRSAGVSDWDDIRILLRRSTDDGKTWSPPRSIADVPGPKTKNPFSLRMKNVDPNDVTYNNPVLIAGRDGTVHMLFCLEYERCFYQRSSDDGQSWNAPVEITAAFAGFKPSYDWKVLATGPNHGIQLRTGRLVVPVWLSTGTGGNAHHPSVTATIYSDDQGRTWRAGEIAVPRTDQWIDPNETVAIELADGSVMLNVRNESHAHRRLVTVSKDGAHGWSTPRFDPALLEPICMAGLVRYSVKPTAEKNRILFSNPDNLARADGKETPGKNRDRKNLSVKLSYDEGQTWPVNKVLEPGQSMYSDLAVTPRGTILCLYGTGGNNSGLSYFAGGQLTLARFNLEWLTDGKDKTSE comes from the coding sequence ATGAATTTTGCGCGCTCAATTCGCAAACTGTTCGTCTGCAATGTGTTCATGTTGGTAGTATTCGCGCTGCGGGCGAATGCCGCGGAGCCGTTCCTGGAGAAGTCGAGTCTGTTCACCGTGGGGGAAGACCCCGCGTTCAAGCTGTACCACATCCCGGGCCTTGTGGTCACCAGCAAAGGGACCGTGCTGGCCTGGTGCGAGGCGCGCAAGCGATCGGCCGGCGTGAGCGACTGGGACGACATTCGCATTCTGTTGCGTCGTTCGACCGACGATGGCAAGACCTGGAGCCCGCCACGAAGCATCGCCGACGTGCCGGGTCCGAAAACGAAGAATCCTTTTTCGCTGCGGATGAAGAACGTCGATCCAAACGACGTTACGTACAACAACCCGGTGTTGATTGCCGGCCGCGACGGCACGGTGCATATGTTGTTCTGTCTGGAATATGAACGCTGTTTCTACCAGCGCAGCTCCGACGACGGCCAAAGCTGGAACGCACCGGTCGAAATCACCGCGGCCTTTGCCGGCTTCAAGCCAAGCTACGACTGGAAGGTGCTTGCCACCGGGCCGAATCACGGCATTCAATTGCGGACGGGCCGCTTGGTGGTGCCGGTCTGGTTGTCGACGGGCACCGGCGGCAACGCGCATCACCCCAGCGTCACGGCAACGATTTACAGCGACGATCAAGGCCGGACCTGGCGGGCCGGCGAGATTGCCGTGCCGCGCACCGACCAGTGGATCGACCCGAACGAAACCGTGGCCATCGAGTTGGCCGACGGCAGCGTGATGCTCAACGTGCGCAACGAGTCCCACGCTCACCGCCGGCTGGTGACGGTCAGCAAGGACGGCGCTCACGGGTGGAGCACGCCTCGGTTCGATCCTGCGCTGCTGGAACCGATTTGCATGGCCGGCCTGGTGCGCTACTCGGTGAAGCCTACGGCCGAGAAGAACCGCATCTTGTTTTCAAATCCCGACAACTTGGCGCGGGCCGACGGCAAGGAAACGCCAGGCAAGAATCGCGATCGCAAGAACCTGAGCGTCAAGCTCAGCTACGACGAAGGACAAACCTGGCCGGTGAACAAGGTGCTCGAGCCGGGCCAAAGCATGTACAGCGATCTGGCCGTCACGCCGCGAGGGACGATCCTGTGTCTGTACGGCACCGGCGGCAACAACTCGGGGCTCAGTTACTTTGCCGGCGGTCAATTGACCCTGGCGCGGTTCAACCTGGAATGGCTGACCGACGGTAAAGACAAAACTTCCGAGTGA
- a CDS encoding molybdopterin-dependent oxidoreductase, which translates to MLRISFLDEHRELTRRFFLRLGVAAPAVMGLVGESLADEPNAAPAKDAKPAAKLPKPDKAGARGEPYFTPTADFRDVSRGKPVPHTLSDEQKGAVGLTRETWKLSIISDAEQPARLGKQFNRDDETAFDFDDLMELAKTHAVRFAKVMTCLNLGCPLGMGLWEGVPLRELVWLTRPRENLRRVFYWGYHNDDPKQMFRSSLPVGRVLEDPYDLPPVIVCYKLNGEWLDAERGGPVRIVVPEAYGFKSVKWLTHVVLSNLAHANDTYAEQSNDVDSPLKTFAASLSVPTSVKAGEPIAASGYAQVGISGLKKVQVSLESNAEPRAGDDPHFTRAPWVDAELLPAPVGWASLPEGKIPLSTHGFDDAGKPKQWPMRLANAHWAAVLPGVPAGEYTFRSRTIDEQGHAQPMPRPFKKSGHAAIESIVIRAT; encoded by the coding sequence ATGTTGCGGATTTCGTTTCTGGATGAGCATCGTGAGTTGACGCGGCGGTTTTTCTTGCGCCTGGGTGTCGCGGCGCCGGCGGTGATGGGTCTGGTGGGCGAATCGCTGGCCGACGAGCCGAACGCCGCGCCTGCCAAAGACGCCAAGCCGGCGGCGAAACTCCCTAAGCCTGACAAGGCCGGCGCGCGGGGCGAGCCTTACTTCACGCCGACCGCCGATTTTCGCGACGTCTCGCGCGGCAAGCCGGTGCCACACACCTTGTCCGACGAACAGAAAGGCGCGGTCGGGCTGACGCGCGAGACCTGGAAGCTGTCGATCATTTCCGACGCCGAGCAGCCCGCTCGGCTGGGCAAGCAATTCAATCGCGACGATGAAACGGCGTTCGACTTTGACGACTTGATGGAGCTGGCCAAGACGCATGCGGTTCGGTTCGCCAAGGTGATGACCTGTTTGAACCTGGGTTGTCCGCTGGGGATGGGGTTGTGGGAAGGGGTGCCGCTGCGCGAGTTGGTGTGGCTGACCAGGCCGCGCGAGAATCTGCGCCGGGTGTTCTACTGGGGCTATCACAACGACGACCCCAAGCAGATGTTTCGCAGCTCGTTGCCCGTGGGACGTGTGCTCGAAGACCCTTACGATCTGCCGCCGGTGATTGTCTGTTACAAGCTGAATGGCGAGTGGCTCGATGCCGAGCGCGGCGGCCCGGTGCGGATCGTGGTGCCCGAGGCGTATGGTTTCAAGTCGGTCAAATGGCTGACGCATGTGGTGTTGTCGAACCTGGCGCACGCCAACGACACTTACGCCGAACAGAGCAACGACGTCGACAGCCCATTGAAGACGTTTGCCGCATCGTTGTCTGTGCCGACGTCGGTCAAAGCGGGCGAGCCAATCGCGGCCTCGGGTTACGCCCAGGTCGGCATCTCGGGCTTGAAGAAGGTGCAAGTCTCGCTCGAGTCGAATGCCGAACCGCGCGCGGGGGACGATCCCCATTTCACGCGAGCGCCGTGGGTCGATGCCGAGTTGCTGCCAGCGCCGGTCGGTTGGGCCAGCTTGCCCGAAGGAAAGATTCCACTCTCGACTCACGGCTTTGACGACGCGGGCAAGCCGAAGCAGTGGCCGATGCGGCTGGCCAACGCCCATTGGGCGGCGGTGTTGCCCGGTGTGCCCGCCGGCGAGTACACGTTCCGCAGCCGGACGATCGACGAGCAGGGGCACGCGCAGCCCATGCCGCGCCCCTTCAAGAAATCGGGGCATGCGGCGATCGAATCGATCGTCATCCGGGCGACGTAG
- a CDS encoding ABC transporter ATP-binding protein, which translates to MSTSSTTEAAGYAIRVMDLVKEYHLGGEVVRALAGVSLDVPIGDYVAIMGPSGSGKSTLLNMLGCLDRPSGGSYWLGEDDVAQLDDDELSEIRAARIGFVFQSYNLIPQLTVLENIEVPLYYRRNLTPADKQRCRELAEMVGLGRRLDHRPTQLSGGQQQRAGIARSLINDPYFILADEPTGNLDSATTQEILALFDTLNMRGKTIIIVTHEDFVANRAKRVVRLRDGLVQSDLRNVPVESPPPGPQPGEGAH; encoded by the coding sequence ATGAGCACCTCCTCGACCACCGAAGCGGCCGGCTACGCGATCCGCGTGATGGACCTGGTGAAGGAATATCACCTGGGGGGCGAGGTGGTCCGCGCGCTAGCCGGGGTGTCGCTCGATGTGCCGATTGGCGACTATGTGGCCATCATGGGTCCGTCGGGCTCGGGCAAGAGTACCTTACTGAACATGTTGGGCTGCCTGGACCGGCCGTCCGGGGGAAGTTACTGGCTCGGCGAAGATGACGTGGCGCAGCTCGACGACGACGAACTGTCCGAGATTCGCGCCGCGCGGATCGGCTTTGTCTTTCAGTCGTACAATCTGATCCCGCAATTAACGGTGCTCGAAAACATCGAAGTGCCGCTCTACTATCGGCGCAATTTAACGCCAGCCGACAAACAGCGCTGCCGCGAGTTGGCCGAGATGGTCGGCCTGGGCCGCCGGCTCGATCACCGGCCGACGCAGCTTTCGGGCGGTCAACAGCAGCGCGCCGGCATTGCCCGTTCGCTAATCAACGACCCGTACTTCATCCTGGCCGACGAGCCGACCGGGAATCTGGACTCGGCGACGACACAGGAGATTCTGGCGCTGTTCGACACGCTGAACATGCGCGGCAAGACGATCATCATCGTCACCCACGAAGACTTCGTGGCCAATCGGGCCAAGCGCGTGGTGCGGTTGCGCGACGGACTGGTCCAGTCCGACCTGCGCAACGTCCCGGTCGAGTCGCCGCCCCCCGGCCCGCAACCGGGCGAAGGGGCGCACTAG
- a CDS encoding c-type cytochrome: MAPVQLAIATADCPSNNLSLTSSHWQMRAISFILVLALGASVAMGVEPSSGDVAPSGGWKLTDLAETMQTLRGRSYENGKRLFARANCTLCHRQDNVGNEFGPDLSKLDLRFQPLDILRDILDPSRRIADAKFDLWMFETESGQAVAGLIARETDARVEVLEKPLALAPAVVLDKRQIVERKMSLVSIMPQGLVNNLTRDEIADLVAYLAARGDPADPIVAPGN; the protein is encoded by the coding sequence ATGGCGCCAGTGCAATTGGCAATCGCCACTGCTGATTGCCCCTCGAACAACTTGTCGCTGACTTCGAGTCATTGGCAGATGCGAGCGATTTCATTCATTCTCGTGCTGGCCCTGGGCGCCTCGGTCGCGATGGGTGTCGAACCATCGAGTGGCGACGTCGCGCCGTCGGGTGGGTGGAAGCTGACGGACCTGGCCGAGACAATGCAGACGCTGCGCGGGCGGTCGTACGAGAACGGCAAGCGATTGTTCGCCCGGGCCAATTGCACGCTGTGCCACCGACAGGACAACGTCGGCAACGAGTTTGGCCCCGACCTCTCGAAGCTCGACCTGCGATTCCAACCGCTCGATATCCTGCGCGACATTCTTGACCCGTCGCGGCGGATTGCCGACGCCAAGTTCGATCTGTGGATGTTTGAAACCGAATCGGGCCAGGCGGTGGCTGGCCTGATCGCGCGCGAGACCGACGCACGGGTCGAAGTCCTGGAAAAGCCGCTGGCCTTGGCGCCGGCCGTGGTGCTCGACAAGCGGCAGATCGTCGAGCGAAAAATGTCGCTCGTGTCGATCATGCCGCAAGGGCTGGTCAACAATTTGACCCGCGACGAGATCGCCGACCTGGTGGCGTACCTCGCCGCCCGTGGCGATCCGGCCGACCCCATCGTCGCGCCGGGGAATTGA